From Nerophis lumbriciformis linkage group LG09, RoL_Nlum_v2.1, whole genome shotgun sequence, one genomic window encodes:
- the nhp2 gene encoding H/ACA ribonucleoprotein complex subunit 2-like protein, with amino-acid sequence MTKVKKEKAVAEEAAPAGSSEKSYHELVANLNAIANPLATKKLSKKLYKCVKKASKVKNIRRGVKEVQKFIGKGEKGIVLLAGDTLPIDVYCHLPVMCEDRDIPYAYIPSKVDLGASAGSKRPTCVIMIKPHADYQEAYNECLEEVSCMPKPL; translated from the exons ATGACGAAGGTTAAGAAGGAAAAGGCTGTTGCTGAGGAAGCTGCACCCGCCGGCAGTTCCGAGAAGTCTTACCACGAGTTGGTAGCGAACCTGAACGCTATTGCAAATCCGCTCGCCACCAAGAAGCTCAGCAAGAAACTCTACAAATGCGTAAAAAAGG CTTCCAAAGTAAAGAACATCCGCAGAGGAGTGAAAGAAGTTCAGAAGTTCATCGGCAAAGGAGAGAAAGG CATTGTGCTATTGGCAGGCGACACACTACCCATTGACGTCTACTGCCACTTGCCAGTCATGTGTGAGGACAGAGATATTCCTTACGCGTACATCCCCTCCAAAGTG GACTTAGGCGCGTCTGCTGGCTCCAAGAGGCCGACCTGCGTGATCATGATCAAACCTCATGCTGACTATCAGGAGGCGTACAATGAGTGTCTGGAGGAAGTATCCTGCATGCCCAAACCCCTATGA